AAGGTTTGCACtcattttaaatatagattttattttaaatcaaaaatacaaaagTAGAAAAATATgccataaatacatatatatacacataaatcATAAGTTAGGGATGGGTAATAGAATACAaatagaatttatatatatacaaaaaaaaaaaaaaaaaaaaaaggtaagaacCCTGAGATTGCTCTGAAACAACATTTCCCAATGTGGGATTGCATTTTCACTGTTTTTAACAGGAATTAAAATAGTTTCCTGCATAAAACAATCAGTAAAATCAGTCTGGTTGTGCTCTAGATGCTCATGAGAAGCACCACGTCCATGCACTGAATTATTGATGGCACGACTTCCCTAATAGAGCGCGATGTGGCATTATCCAGTGTTGATGTTAAATTCATGAACTTTTCCTCACGGGTGAGGTTGAACATTCAGTTGTAACTGGTGAAGTGACTGTTAAGCTTAAGACACTCCTCAGCATTGCTGTCATCATCTTCATCACTGTCCTCCTCTTCCTCGCTATCTGATTCGTCATAGAAGTTTATGGTGGCCTGCACTGGGAAATTTCTGAGCAGGGCCTCGCCGTCGCTGAAGAGGTAGTCGAAGGATTTCGATCTGGGCCAGTACAGCCTAAAGCGTGAAATAAAGAAATGAAATCGGTAAACACGATGCAAACAGACCAAGTGAATGcattttcaacaaaataaaataagcctTATTTAAAACGGATTAAGGTTTTAGGGCCATGTTATAAAACAAAACCATTGCTCAAGTGAAATTAAATGCTCACTGACCTGACAGGGTGCTGGAAAGACTGCATCTTGCCATCTGTTGTAGTGTTACTGGGCACTTCTGGCCTGGAATAAGGCTGGAAAGAGTGAGAAAAGACGTGTAAGACCACATGCGCGAAACACAACTCAAACAATGCTTCCTGTCCAGTGTTTATGAGGTGATATCACTGCCAGCTTCGTGGGTGTATAACACTCTGGGCAGGATGCAAAAGCTGTGACATGGAGGGTGTCAGGCTAAAGTGTTTGTGGGAAA
The genomic region above belongs to Garra rufa chromosome 19, GarRuf1.0, whole genome shotgun sequence and contains:
- the ripply1 gene encoding protein ripply1 produces the protein MNSVCVAAALNTMNTIQQSSSPASLWRPWLAARKDAQTECRRTKLACPYSRPEVPSNTTTDGKMQSFQHPVRLYWPRSKSFDYLFSDGEALLRNFPVQATINFYDESDSEEEEDSDEDDDSNAEECLKLNSHFTSYN